DNA sequence from the Rhodospirillales bacterium genome:
CTGCTCGATGCGCGCGACCGTCGCCTGTTTTCCGCGATCGTGGCCATGGCGCGGTCGCTCGGGCTCGACATCGCCGTCGAAGGGATCGAAACGCCCGAGCATTTGTGGCTGGCGCGCGGCGAACGGTGTTCCTACGCCCAAGGATACCTGTTCAGCCCGCCCATGCCGTTCGGTTCGTTCGTCGAATTTCTCGACCGGAAAACCGTGATCAGTTCGTGAGAGCGAAAGCCGACGGTGTCATCTGGGCGGCGGCAACGCGCGCCCCGGCACCTGCGGCAACGGCGGCGTCGGCGGCACGACCGCTTGCGCCCGCCGGGTCGACGGCCGGCCGAACAATTCTTCGACCCCGTCGGCGGCGGCGTTGGCGACCATAACCGCCACCTGCCCCCAAGCGCCGTTGAGGCTGCCGGCGGGGATCGTGTTTTCCTGGATGGCGCGGCCGACCTGGCCGCCGCTCACGGTGGTGACGGTCCAAATCACCTTGGCCCGCTGGCGCCCGTTGGTCGGGGGCGCGATCTCGACCCGGCCTTCGATCAGGAACACCGCTTGGCGCGGATCTTCTGTCACCATGAAGTTGCGGATGCGGAGCGCCTGCTTGATCGCCAACATCAACGCCTGGTTGCCGT
Encoded proteins:
- a CDS encoding EAL domain-containing protein; translation: LLDARDRRLFSAIVAMARSLGLDIAVEGIETPEHLWLARGERCSYAQGYLFSPPMPFGSFVEFLDRKTVISS